The DNA window TTCAGAAATATGTCTTCTGAGCCTTTGCTTGTGATCAACAGACTATCGGGTCCCGGATTTACATTGAGTGTAGATCCAAAAACACCTGTGGTATACACATTATATGGAGCATCCACCGCGATGGAAAATCCTATGTCACTGGCAGGACCATTCATGCCTCGGGCCCACAGAAAATTACCTTCCGGATTTAATTTAGTGATAAAAATATCGTTGTTGTTTTGATTACTGGAATACAAATTAAAAACTTGCTGACCCGGATCAAAATCAACCAATTCCTGATAGCAACCTGTAGTATAGACATTGCCTTGTTGATCCAGACAGATTCCTAAACCCACATCGTGAGCAGGTCCACTAAATTGTTTAACCCAAACTAAATTTCCATCAGAATCCAATTTGCTGATGAATACATCACCACCAATTCCCGGAGCTGTCAACTTTAGTATGTCAGGCCCTGGATCAAAATCTGCTTCTGATCTGAAAAATCCGGTGGTAAAAATATTTCCTGTTTGATCGATGGCCATTCCTATGGAAAAAACAATATTTTGCCCTACTGTACTTTTTGCCCAAATAAATTCACCTTCTGCATTTAGTTTTAGCGCAAAGGCATTGCCTGCTCCGGAATCCTTCAAATTGTATATATCTGAACCTGGATTAAAATCAACCGTGTCTTTAAAATTTCCGGTCACAATGACATCGTTTTTTGAATCGGTTGTAATTGCCGCACATTGATCATCAAGTTTGCCACCTATTTTTTTTGCCCAGATGAAATTTCCATCAGCATCCAGTTTGAGTATAAATACATCGTAGCTTCCTGCAGAGGACAACGGAAAAACGTTTGCACCCGGATCAAAATCAGCTGTCCCCTGGAAATGTCCCGATACCAGGATATTTCCGGATTGGTCAATTGAGATTGATTTACCTATGTCGTCTAAATTTCCTCCGATTTGCTTCACCCAAATTAATTGTCCATCGCGATTTAATTTTGCTACAAATGCATCGCCGAATCCGGTAGAAGTTAGTTTTGAATTTGGAACACCGGATTCAAACTCTGCCATGTCTTTAAAATTTCCGGTCAAGTAAATATTTCCCATCTGATCAGTGGTAAGTTGATTGCCTCGATCTGCCTCTTTGCCTCCCATTCTTTTAGCCCATAACAATTTTCCATCCGTGTTTAATCTTGAGAGATAAATATCTTCAGATCCTGAAGAAGTAAGAAAGTTCTGATCTTCATTTGGATCAAAGTCAACCTTGCCTCTGAAGAATCCACAAGTTAACAGATCCCCCGAGGCATCGACCAAGATGCAATTGCCTGCATCGCTTCCTACATCTCCAAATTGTTTTACCCATGCAAATTGATTTGACTGACTGTTTGCATGATTGCAAAGGATTGCGCAAAGAAGTAAGACAGAATGTAGTTTGAATATTTTCATAATAGACGTTTATGATTGGAAAGACCCCATCAGCGATACAAATGTTGATATAATCCCAAAATTGTCATTAGAATTCTATTACTAGTCAAAATAACTTTAAATGCAAGCCTCTTCTCGAAATTCGTGCTCAATGAAATATAATTTCACCTCCGCGCGAATTTCTTGCGAGGAGTCTTGCCTTTGTTGCTCTTTTGCCTCTCACTACGAACTCTAATGACAATTTTGGGATAATTATTGAATCAAATACCTTATGAAGATATTAAATTCCGCAAGCGGCAATGATTAAAAATGAAAGTTGACAATTGAAAAGAAAATATTGCGGGATATTTTTTATTCAAAAAAATAATAGCTCATTCAATCTAAGCAACTCATTTAAATGAAAAGTACCGGATTAAATTTTTTACTACGGATTGAGATTTTTCCAGATGAGGTCTTTCAGTTCCTCCAATCCCTGATGGGCAACCGCTGATACAAATACGCAGGGAATATTTTTTGGTAAATTGGATTGTATCAGATCTTTCCATTCCGGTTCGGCTATGTCCGTTTTAGTAATGGCCAGCAGACGGGGTTTGTCGGTGAGTTCAGGATTGAACTGATGCAATTCGTTGGAGAGGATTTCGTATTCTTTTTGAATATCCTGACTGTCGCACGGGATCATAAAGAGCAACAAAGAATTTCGCTCGATGTGTCTGAGAAATCTTGTCCCAAGACCTTTTCCAAGATGTGCATCTTCGATGATACCCGGAATATCGGCCATGATAAAAGACCGTGAATCGCGGTATTTTACGATGCCAAGATTGGGAACCAGGGTGGTGAATGCGTAGTTGGCGATTTTTGGTTTGGCGGCAGAGAGTACGGAAAGCAAAGTAGATTTACCTGCATTCGGAAATCCAACCAATCCGACATCTGCCAACACTTTCAGTTCGAGTATTTTCCAGGCTTCTACGCCCGGTTCACCCGGCTGGGCATAATCAGGCGCTTGTTGGGTGGCAGAGGTGAAGAAGGCGTTTCCTTTTCCGCCGCGACCGCCGGAGAGCAGCACTTTAGTTTCTCCTTCTTCTGTGATTTCGAATTCCTTTACACCTGTCTCTGCATCGATGGCTACTGTTCCCAGGGGAACATCCAGAATGATGTCTTCTCCATCACGGCCGGTACAATTATTCTCACTCCCGTTTTGTCCATTGTCCGCATAAATGTGTTTGCGGTATTTCAGATGTATGAGTGTCCAGAGTTGGCTATTGCCCCTCAGGACAATATTGGCGCCACGTCCACCTGCACCGCCATCAGGTCCACCCTTGGGATTGTGTTTGCTGCGGAAGAAATGAACAGAACCGGCCCCACCGTTACCGGAGCGGAAACAAATTTTGACATAGTCAACGAAGTTCTGTTCAGCCAATTGAGTTAGGTTTTTGGATGGTGGTGATTGGTTTAGCAGCAGATTTCATCGAGATGGGCACTGATTTCTTCGAAGATGCTGTCGATGGTGCCTATTCCATTGATCTGATGCGACTTACCGGATTGTTGATAGTGGCCAAAAACTTCAGCAGTTTTTTGGCGATACTCATCCATTCTTTTACGGATGATGGTTTCGTCATTGTCGTCGGCTCTGCCGGAAGAGGTCCCGCGTTTAAGGATTCTTCGGACGATTTCATCATCCGGAACTTCCAGTGCAACCAGTGCACTAATTTGTTCTCCTTTTTCGGTAAGCATATGATCCAGGGCTATTGCCTGGGCGATGGTTCTTGGAAATCCATCATAAATAAAACCATTTACGGATGGTTCGGATTCTACTTTATTGCGCAACATATCAATGGTCACTTCGTCAGGAACCAGAATCCCTTGATTCATAAATTCCAAAGCTTTCAGTCCCAATGGCGTTTTGTTGGCAATTTCTGCTCTAAAAAGGTCTCCTGTAGAAATGTGGTAAAGGTTATACCGATCCACCAGCTTGGCCGCTTGTGTGCCTTTGCCGGACCCCGGAGGTCCAAATAAAATTAGATGAAGCATAATCAGTCAATAAGGCAGACAGTAACTTCCGGACATCTCCAAGCATGAATATTATCGAAGGAAGGCTGTCGTAATGGTCAAATAAACCGCAAAGGTACGAAAATCTGCCTTACTGTATCAGTTTAAACTGATGGACTTTTCTCTTGGAAAGCTGTTAAGGTCCTTGGCCATTCTGATCCGTTTAAGCCAATAGTCATATTGAAGTATATTTTCTTCTACCACGCCCTGGGAGGAAGAGCTGTGGATGATCATCAATTTGTTTTTGCTGTTTTCGGTAATGATGCCAACGTGATTGATACGACCTTTGGTGCCAAAGTAGATGAGGTCTCCGGGTTTTGCGTTGTCGACTTTAATGGTCCTTCCGCATTTTGACTGATCGGCAGAACAAGAAGCCATTTGTATGCCTACTTTGTCCAGGACGTAAATCACAAAGCCGCTGCAGTCAAACCCCTTGGGATTTTTGCCACCACTTTTATATTTTTTTCCCTTTAGGCTTCTTGCGACGCTTAACACTTCATTTCGAAAACCCTTGTCCAAACTGTCCTGATTGACTTTATTTTGGCTCAGCGTATCTTTTGACGCTGAAGCACAAGATTGGAAACCCATCAACACGATGGCGAACAAGGAAATTCTTATCAACCGGGTAAAAAATGGTACAAAATTCATATTGGTAGCATTTTATATATTAAATAAAACGCTAATATATGATATTTTGGTTTATGGTTCCAAAATAAATTTATCGCGGTCGCGGAGAAAAGGGTATGCTTTTCTAAAGGCATGTAGTTTTTCTTTGGACAGTGTAAACGTCCAGATACCTGGTTTATTGTAAGTGTCGTGGCCCAGACGGTGACCTTCATAATCCCAAACATTGGAGTCACCGCTGTAAATCATGTCGTTCCCATCGCGGCCCAGAGCATTGACACCGGCCACGAAGCACACATTTTCTATGGCCCTGGCAGGAAGCAGTGAAGTAAAGGCCAGTCGTCTGCGCTCCGGAAATTGAGCAACCAATATCATCAGCTCAGCTTCTTCTGTGTTGCGCAACCACACCGGGAATCTGAGATCATAACAAATGAATGGCATTATTTTCCAGCTTCTGTAATTGATTAGGGTTCTGGATTTACCCGAGGTATAGAATTGACCCTCATTGGCCAGATTGAACAGGTGTGCTTTATCGTAGATCTCTATCCTGCCATCCGGATGAACAAACACGAACCGGTTGTAGTAATGGTGGTTTTCGGAAATAATCAGACTGCCACAGACGGCACAATTTCTATTCGCCGCGATGGTTTTCATCCATTGGATGGAAGGTCCATCCATCGGTTCACCCGTGCCGGTTGTATTCATGGTGAATCCGGTGGTGAACATTTCACAAAAGATGATCAGATCGGTTTCTTCCCTTAGTTCGCTCAACAAGAGAACTTCCAATTCGCGGATGGCCTGTGGAGGATTTTCCCAAACGATGGAAGACTGTACGATGGAAATGTGTAATGAATGATGCATGACGGAGATTATAAATACAAAGATAAATGCTTGAGACTTATGCCGGAAGGCATAAAGCAAGGTTACAATTCTTTCGAATCATAAGCTGACGTTGTGAGCCCTTTCCAAACGATCATTGATACTTTGCCCCAGACCCTCATCGGGCATGCGTTCTGCAATGATGAGGTCCAGCTGCATCCGGTCGAGGGCATGCATGGATTCATAAATCTTCTGTGCAGCTTCTGATAGATTTCTGGATCCGGACAAGACAATGACTGCGGCGACTTCAGGTAATTCTTCTACTCTGCCAAACACCATGCAACCTATTTTCTTCCCCGGATGGTGGGCAATACTTTGATGGACATTGTCGGTCAGCAAAAAGGGAGTGCTGGGTGAATAATGTCGCATCAACATCCCCGGAGCCTCCAGATTTTGATCATCTGCGGACTTATTCTTTACCTTGACCGGGCCGATGCATTTTTCTATCGATTCTACATCAATGGCTCCAAGCCTATATATACAGGGGCTTTGGTCAGATTCCCCTACAATCGTAGATTCCAAACCTTTCCTGCAAGGGCCACCATCTAAAATATAAGGAATCTTTCCTTCCAATTGATGGAATACATGCTCAGCTGTTGTAGGA is part of the Candidatus Vicinibacter affinis genome and encodes:
- a CDS encoding SBBP repeat-containing protein, encoding MKIFKLHSVLLLCAILCNHANSQSNQFAWVKQFGDVGSDAGNCILVDASGDLLTCGFFRGKVDFDPNEDQNFLTSSGSEDIYLSRLNTDGKLLWAKRMGGKEADRGNQLTTDQMGNIYLTGNFKDMAEFESGVPNSKLTSTGFGDAFVAKLNRDGQLIWVKQIGGNLDDIGKSISIDQSGNILVSGHFQGTADFDPGANVFPLSSAGSYDVFILKLDADGNFIWAKKIGGKLDDQCAAITTDSKNDVIVTGNFKDTVDFNPGSDIYNLKDSGAGNAFALKLNAEGEFIWAKSTVGQNIVFSIGMAIDQTGNIFTTGFFRSEADFDPGPDILKLTAPGIGGDVFISKLDSDGNLVWVKQFSGPAHDVGLGICLDQQGNVYTTGCYQELVDFDPGQQVFNLYSSNQNNNDIFITKLNPEGNFLWARGMNGPASDIGFSIAVDAPYNVYTTGVFGSTLNVNPGPDSLLITSKGSEDIFLNKISQTSVNAIDPSDIFPLIIFPNPAHNFLKMEWVSQTESAAQFHIMDLNGTELYHKQLNIKSGKNELSLGPLTLIPGWYFVILRFSNKTIQQKILIH
- the obgE gene encoding GTPase ObgE codes for the protein MAEQNFVDYVKICFRSGNGGAGSVHFFRSKHNPKGGPDGGAGGRGANIVLRGNSQLWTLIHLKYRKHIYADNGQNGSENNCTGRDGEDIILDVPLGTVAIDAETGVKEFEITEEGETKVLLSGGRGGKGNAFFTSATQQAPDYAQPGEPGVEAWKILELKVLADVGLVGFPNAGKSTLLSVLSAAKPKIANYAFTTLVPNLGIVKYRDSRSFIMADIPGIIEDAHLGKGLGTRFLRHIERNSLLLFMIPCDSQDIQKEYEILSNELHQFNPELTDKPRLLAITKTDIAEPEWKDLIQSNLPKNIPCVFVSAVAHQGLEELKDLIWKNLNP
- a CDS encoding adenylate kinase produces the protein MLHLILFGPPGSGKGTQAAKLVDRYNLYHISTGDLFRAEIANKTPLGLKALEFMNQGILVPDEVTIDMLRNKVESEPSVNGFIYDGFPRTIAQAIALDHMLTEKGEQISALVALEVPDDEIVRRILKRGTSSGRADDNDETIIRKRMDEYRQKTAEVFGHYQQSGKSHQINGIGTIDSIFEEISAHLDEICC
- a CDS encoding C40 family peptidase, translated to MNFVPFFTRLIRISLFAIVLMGFQSCASASKDTLSQNKVNQDSLDKGFRNEVLSVARSLKGKKYKSGGKNPKGFDCSGFVIYVLDKVGIQMASCSADQSKCGRTIKVDNAKPGDLIYFGTKGRINHVGIITENSKNKLMIIHSSSSQGVVEENILQYDYWLKRIRMAKDLNSFPREKSISLN
- a CDS encoding nitrilase family protein, with the protein product MHHSLHISIVQSSIVWENPPQAIRELEVLLLSELREETDLIIFCEMFTTGFTMNTTGTGEPMDGPSIQWMKTIAANRNCAVCGSLIISENHHYYNRFVFVHPDGRIEIYDKAHLFNLANEGQFYTSGKSRTLINYRSWKIMPFICYDLRFPVWLRNTEEAELMILVAQFPERRRLAFTSLLPARAIENVCFVAGVNALGRDGNDMIYSGDSNVWDYEGHRLGHDTYNKPGIWTFTLSKEKLHAFRKAYPFLRDRDKFILEP
- a CDS encoding threonylcarbamoyl-AMP synthase, yielding MTNPPFTTTTGTDIGIARDFLQNDELVAIPTETVYGLAGNALKPETIRKIFETKNRPTNNPLILHAAHIEQIKSYVIEWPAWADTLAAKFWPGPLTLLLRKNENIPYELTAGSAYVAVRIPDHTMTLELLKSLPFPLAAPSANPFTYISPTTAEHVFHQLEGKIPYILDGGPCRKGLESTIVGESDQSPCIYRLGAIDVESIEKCIGPVKVKNKSADDQNLEAPGMLMRHYSPSTPFLLTDNVHQSIAHHPGKKIGCMVFGRVEELPEVAAVIVLSGSRNLSEAAQKIYESMHALDRMQLDLIIAERMPDEGLGQSINDRLERAHNVSL